CCTATaatttgtaatataataaacactgttACTTTTTGAAAGTATTTCAACTTGTGTAGGCCTATCAGTGCTTTCTGAAGAtattgaacacacttttaaaaatgcCGCGATAATTTTGGTCACTATAACCGTGATGTAAAATGTTCATACCGTTACATCCCGAATTAGAATAAACCTTAAAGTTGTGAGTGAACGGTCCTATGGAGATAGGCAGGGGAGAAAAGTAGAGGGGGTTTGGTAATACTTTAAGTTCTTAATAACTTCTTGTAACTTCTAATAACACTGAAACAATTGTGCAATTGAAAGAACAGCAAGCACAATATAAAATCCTTCTTTCTGGTAAAACATTaaacccacccacccacacacccacccacacacacacacacacacacacacacacacacacacacacacacacacacacacacacacacacacacacacacacacacacacacacagagaggtccCTCTTTACTCTAATACTTCCACAGTTAAAAGCTCTAGAAGAACAACTATTTTGTTAGTGCAGTATCAAATTCAGGACACCTTTTGGAAGTCATGGGGATATTACTCTTCTACCTCATCTACTCCAACTTCAGCTCCAAGGAGGACAGGAAGGAACCTCCAGGACCCAAACCacaaaaaagctttttattattaaacaataaacagcagttaaaacactgaaaacatttaGCTAATATAGTATAAGACGGGTAtgaaataagaataaaagttacagtgcaagAGGAATTGGCAAttacttgatttaaaaaagaaaagtctctAGCGTTGacttaaaagaacagagttgcagcagacctgcagctttctgggagtttgttccagatgtgGTGCATAGAAACTGAACTGGGTCAGAGTGACCTGTCTGGGTGAAACTTTACCTCACTTGTTCCTTCAACCTCTGTACAGACTGACTTACTCAACCCTTTCTGATCACAAGTCAACGTTGGCAGTAAAGATAACAAAAGTGCAAACCTATCTCATTGAtctcaaacaacaaacaaagcaCTCTACCCTGAAAATGGTGCTGATAAAGACAGTGGTTTACTAGTTTCTGTCGGTGAACTTTTCCCTTTCTTTTGGGCGGGGCTGTTTCCCTTACCTCCACCTACAAAAGGAggactcacactcaaacactcaGAGGCAAAAGCAGCAGCTTTCTTTCTAATTATTTACTTTCACTCCCACAAGGAAGCACCAATCACAGTACAGCAGGGAGTGGGGAGATTACTGCGGTTTACTTAGGCTTAGTTTTGTCATCCCTCTTTACAGAACGCTCTCAGAAGTAAAGGCTCCAGAAGGAAACGTATTTTGTCTGTGAAGTAGGAATTTTAGAACACGTTTTTAAAGTCATGGGGATATTAGATCTCTTTCTCCAGTCCTCCAGCTCTATCTCCCTGTTGGGGACTCTGCTGGTCCTGCTGCTCGTCTACCTTGTCTCCTCCTCCAGCTTCAGCTCCCAGAAGGAGGGAAAGGAACCTCCAGGACCAAGACCGCTTCCAGTACTCGGGAACCTGCTGCAGCTTGACCTCAAGAGACCCTACCTCACATTACTGAAGGTGAGAAAGTGCTGTAAGAGTAGCTTAGCTTTCTTGTTAGGTAAGTTGTTGTTTCTGCTCCTCCGGTAGTTTTCTcatcttgttttctttctcctgtgtgtgtcttataTCCGAACGTGTCGTGACATTATGATGCTGTTCTCAGCTTTCCAAAAAATATGGATCAGTGTTCACCGTTTATTTAGGACCAAAGAAAGTGGTGGTCCTGGCTGGGTACAAGACGGTGAAGGAGGCACTTGTCAATCATGCTGAAGAGTTTGGAGAAAGAGATCCAATGCAAATTATGCATGAATATAATAAAGGACATGGtaaggaaagaaaaggaaaatatatTTTCCATAAACAGTCTTATTTTGTTTAGCCTTCAGTCCTCAGTTGtgtatttaacattttgttgaACCATACAGGCATTGTATGGTCCAATGGTGATTCGTGGAAAGAGATGAGGCGCTTTGCTCTGACTAACCTGAGAGACTTTGGGATGGGCAAGAAGGCGAGTGAGGACAAAATCATTGAGGAATGTGAATACCTCATTGAAGTGTTCAAGAAATTCAAAGGTCGGTCTAAATACTTTAGTATTATAACCAATTACGTGAGCAGGGATTTTAATTTTTTCCCGTTTCCCTTGTCACAGGAGAAGCTTTTGATACAACCCTACCAATACAATATGCTGTCTGTAATATTATCTGCTCCATTGTTTATGGCAGCAGATTTGAATATGATGATCCAGAGTTTACATCGCTCGTAGATTGCATGAGCGCACGTGTATATCTTTTGGGTTCCCCTTCAATAcaggtattttatatttttgtgaaACTTCTAATTTCAGTATAGTAACATAAATAACTATTGCACCTGAAGAAATTGTTGCATTTTTATGTTGCCTAATAAAAtgtcaacaagtcctccaatcCATACGACGACATAGTCACCTATAAATCAAATGTGGGTCGTTATTGCGGAATGTCTCTATAACGTACTGTATGTTAAATTTGATTATGAAAAATGAtacatataggctatatttatattttgacaGGTGTACAACATGTTCCCACGGTTCTGCAAATGGACTGCTAACCGGAGGTCCTTCCTCCGATTGGGTGCTGACAGTATAAGACAGAACTTACAGCTGTTAAAACGTTTGAAAGAGACCCTCAATCCACAGATGTGCAGAGGCTTTGTGGATGCCTTTCTGGTCCAAAAGCAAAAGTTGGAGGttagaaaaacatatttatcaATATTGATATTTTGGTTTATGAAGCTGAGGGGTAGTGGGAATCTGTCTAAATGTTGTGCTGAATGTAAACAGCATCCAGTTGCATTGTGTTCTTTAGCAGCCACATTTCTAAGTAAGAGTACAAATGCAATAAGCATAAATATAGGCTAAATGTCTTGGTTGTCACTAAGGAAAAGATGCAGGTCAATAAATACAGGCATTTGTATACATTTACAAGTACATTTCTTGcttcaaagaaagaaagaaaaaaatatatatcttttttttttaattgtttaaataCTTGTGTAATATTCCCCAAAAATGGTAAGGCACCCCACAACTTTTCTCCcatagcaatggctttcttacAAACTCTACATATTACCATATTGTTCTGCTTGTTCCAAGTTGGCAGAAGTCTTACATTCAgccagatatcaattcattatttttttaaccatgcAAACCACATCCTTTGCAGTAGTACGATTCCCTTCATCAGCAGCTTCTTCAAACTCGCATTGTTTGATGAAAACTCaccttttaataacttttaatCATTAAGCTGTTTAGATCAGATTACATTTCTAAGAGGAGTTTGTAAAGTACGACATcttgaaatgatgaaaatgtacAATTTATTACAAATGGCCATGTTGGGTTTGGGATGTTTTTCCAAGAggctttttcaaaaacaaaaaaagtattaaggTTCAAGATTTGTTTGAATAAATGTGCTGATAAATCTTTACCTGCAGATATCTGGGATTACCAACAGTCATTTCCACGATGAAAACCTTATGATAACAGTTCAGAATCTGTTTTCTGCTGGCACTGACACATCTGCAACCACACTGAGATGGGGACTTCTGTTCATGGCCAAGTATCCAAAAATACAGGGTAAGGTGTTATACTGGAGAAGTGCACTGCTTACATTAAACCTTCAGGCCAAGCTATTGTACGATGGACAGAGCGGACTCAAACACAGGGACAGCTAGCCGCAAAGGATTTTTCAGGTAGTTAGCAGCGAGTGTCACCGGTGAAGCTGAGACAACGAATGAGTACTGGGCTTGATTGTAGATGGCTGGTGTGCGTAGGTGTGCGTGGCGGGAGAGCGGTGATGGTGGATTGACAGCAGGTGTGTGTTGTCAGCTGGCAGGCAGTGgacaggaggggaggagggaaagcaaaagagacacagggagagagacagggccaacagaaaaaaactacagaaaataaacaaaaactcacagccaggggcccgtttcagaaagcaggggtccgttccaggtagAA
This genomic window from Perca flavescens isolate YP-PL-M2 chromosome 18, PFLA_1.0, whole genome shotgun sequence contains:
- the LOC114572872 gene encoding cytochrome P450 2K1, coding for MGILDLFLQSSSSISLLGTLLVLLLVYLVSSSSFSSQKEGKEPPGPRPLPVLGNLLQLDLKRPYLTLLKLSKKYGSVFTVYLGPKKVVVLAGYKTVKEALVNHAEEFGERDPMQIMHEYNKGHGIVWSNGDSWKEMRRFALTNLRDFGMGKKASEDKIIEECEYLIEVFKKFKGEAFDTTLPIQYAVCNIICSIVYGSRFEYDDPEFTSLVDCMSARVYLLGSPSIQVYNMFPRFCKWTANRRSFLRLGADSIRQNLQLLKRLKETLNPQMCRGFVDAFLVQKQKLEISGITNSHFHDENLMITVQNLFSAGTDTSATTLRWGLLFMAKYPKIQDQVQEEVSREIGSRQVHVEDRKNLHFTNAVIHETQRLANIVPMSLPHKTTQDVTFQGYVIKKGTAVTPLLTSVLYDESEWERPHSFYPAHFLDKDGKFVKREAFMPFSAGHRACPGESLARMELFIFFTTLLQHFHFTPPPGVSEDELDLTPHVGFTLDPLPHKLCAAPVHEEEEGLII